In the Salmo trutta chromosome 33, fSalTru1.1, whole genome shotgun sequence genome, one interval contains:
- the LOC115172816 gene encoding proenkephalin-A, translating into MKTPLWSLLLLCLCVPGHCSECQGDCLACGLILPQEINFNTLVCLVECEGNVSPAFTWDMCRKASASPQLPSLSIGGAAMLTRAQKEVEAMLPEEEEEQGEGGLMYPVALQRFDHVVRSLGIDELGSESRLTADVYNSQLPQEMQERDEEVGDEEEGDNGMEREQDGAAERSLSKRFGGFLKGRHGYRKLMGPGRPLQKRYGGFIGIRKSARKWNNQKRFSEFLKQYLGMSTRASKSYNSVSADITQQNKV; encoded by the exons ATGAAGACCCCTCTCTGGTCCCTGctgctgctgtgtctgtgtgtcccggGACACTGTAGTGAATGCCAGGGGGACTGCCTGGCCTGTGGCCTCATCCTGCCGCAGGAGATCAACTTCAACACACTG gtgtGTCTGGTGGAGTGTGAGGGTAACGTCTCCCCTGCCTTCACTTGGGACATGTGCCGCAAGGCCTCAGCCTCCCCACAGTTACCCTCCCTGTCCATAGGGGGCGCTGCCATGCTGACGCGGGCCCAGAAGGAGGTGGAGGCCATGCTgccagaggaagaagaggaacagGGGGAAGGGGGGCTGATGTACCCAGTAGCCCTGCAGAGGTTTGACCACGTGGTCCGTTCTCTGGGCATAGACGAGCTGGGCAGTGAGAGCCGGCTAACCGCTGATGTCTACAACTCCCAGCTGCCCCAGGAAATGCAGGAAAGGGATGAGGAAGTTGGggatgaggaagagggggataacgggatggagagagagcaggacgGAGCGGCGGAGAGAAGTCTGTCGAAGCGCTTCGGGGGGTTCCTGAAGGGAAGGCATGGATACAGGAAGTTAATGGGCCCCGGGAGGCCCTTGCAGAAGCGCTACGGCGGGTTCATAGGCATCCGGAAATCTGCCCGCAAGTGGAACAACCAGAAACGGTTCAGTGAGTTCCTGAAGCAATACCTGGGCATGAGCACCCGAGCTAGCAAGTCCTACAACAGTGTCTCCGCTGACATCACCCAACAGAACAAGGTGTAG